From Verrucomicrobiia bacterium, a single genomic window includes:
- a CDS encoding peptidylprolyl isomerase — MSPAPFPRLPGLVIVAALAWGVTGCNRSEEAAALPDGPRVVAEVGARQITALDIENEVARRTAARRPVPDKEALVREMVERAALLERARLGGLDEDPAIRHEMENLLIGRLLDRELNPRREAVQVLPDEVRAAYEADLDRYTRPAQARLAMLHLEVDSKASESRRAEARSRMEEAREQALLLPPPQRARGATGFGALSIRYSDDQISRHRGGDIGWYEEGQAPARLPSEVVETGWRLPIGVVSEILEGPSGYFLVMKIDERDRTITPFESVQASLRQTLLVRARKEIEEQFKHETARLVSSRVDSAAVASVTLPATDPLVAQRRESKPPALPGSHESSNGY, encoded by the coding sequence GTGTCCCCTGCCCCATTCCCCCGCCTGCCCGGTCTGGTCATTGTCGCGGCGCTTGCCTGGGGCGTCACCGGCTGCAACCGGTCGGAAGAGGCCGCAGCGTTGCCGGATGGCCCGCGGGTCGTTGCCGAGGTCGGTGCGCGTCAGATCACGGCCCTGGACATCGAGAACGAAGTGGCCCGGCGTACGGCGGCCCGCCGGCCGGTGCCCGACAAGGAAGCGCTGGTCCGGGAAATGGTGGAGCGGGCGGCGCTTCTGGAGCGGGCGCGATTGGGCGGACTGGACGAGGATCCGGCCATCCGGCACGAGATGGAGAACCTCCTCATCGGCCGGTTGCTGGATCGTGAACTCAATCCGCGGCGCGAGGCCGTCCAGGTGCTTCCCGACGAAGTGCGTGCGGCGTACGAGGCCGATCTCGATCGGTACACCCGTCCGGCCCAGGCGCGCCTGGCGATGTTGCATCTTGAAGTCGATTCCAAGGCCAGCGAAAGCCGGCGGGCGGAGGCGCGTTCGAGAATGGAGGAAGCCCGGGAACAGGCGTTGCTGCTTCCGCCCCCCCAACGAGCGCGTGGCGCCACGGGTTTCGGGGCCCTTTCCATCCGGTACTCGGACGACCAAATCAGCCGGCACCGGGGCGGTGACATCGGCTGGTACGAAGAAGGCCAGGCCCCGGCGCGCCTGCCGTCGGAGGTGGTCGAGACGGGTTGGCGGCTGCCCATCGGGGTGGTCAGTGAGATCCTGGAGGGTCCGTCGGGCTATTTCCTGGTGATGAAGATCGACGAGCGCGACCGGACGATCACGCCGTTCGAGAGCGTCCAGGCCAGTCTTCGGCAGACCCTTCTGGTGCGGGCCCGCAAGGAGATCGAGGAACAGTTCAAACACGAGACCGCGAGGCTGGTGTCCAGTCGCGTGGATTCCGCCGCAGTGGCGTCGGTGACGTTGCCAGCGACCGACCCGCTGGTGGCGCAGCGGCGCGAGTCGAAACCTCCCGCTTTGCCGGGTTCCCATGAATCCTCCAATGGCTACTGA
- a CDS encoding type I secretion C-terminal target domain-containing protein: MAWMLAGVLGVMVWGAPRSWSAPITEPETVFYGQVVGTGSSRPFVLTEGTLRWTVRRSDGSPLELRARLWPHQNGAISYRLNVPHAALASGLTVEPGNIPLRSTPETQVITQITIDGIPARVAGGGNAGFETAQIRRAATHRLDLEVPIEAPDRDGDGLPDWWEALYGGDLRPGDDPDGDGWTNLEEYRRGSNPLVNDRHPTLLTTRLRAYADGTTGVLLRVQDADSTPGSLVYTITRLPAGADLVLRNAHPQPASPDAVLGVGVTFTQRDVLDGRLVLVHTGGAVGPGSFEISLRDENPAHQAATGTVDIEWYRPNTEVAARLATHGPGSIPGSGGPWAAGLTEAETQRVQNYLLSRDLGAVIWDAGEETLDIALAVPSSGIDDARYQSEYVTRFGRERRQVLQGGRGRDVLVGGMADDILMGGPGDDRLTGGGGADFFVIRGADAGSDTITDFNPDEGDVLDIGGLFQGSSRDLRDFLRIEGDASGTRLRIHRGGNPAGASDHVVTLAGVSRDDLDLHDWIEAGTLRVGERALPPRVTVTASQPRASENGPTEGEFTLLRTGDAAAALSVRIDLRGSAVNGVDYASIGSSVVFPAGQRAVRVTVLPYQDSHAEPDETVALVVLPGDGYEVGGADHARVIIADLRPVVSLEALEPLATVQPPGQGTILVSRTTVVDRSLLVRLEIGGTATPGSDYNEVSRFVHLVPGQTTALVPVVPAAGASFAGGARSVRLTVAADPEYLRGPEARAEVLLVQEATRFAAWRARHFPAENGTLAAFGAADAGNQAIPNALRYAFGMDPENPDRARLPKVVVRDGHLTLDVHRRPGTRDVEFVIETSGDLAGWKPASALIERVYPPDEAERPDIVCYRLVPSIQEAPHLFLNLRVVLRP, encoded by the coding sequence ATGGCGTGGATGCTTGCGGGGGTGTTGGGGGTCATGGTGTGGGGTGCGCCGCGGAGTTGGAGTGCCCCGATCACGGAGCCGGAGACCGTGTTCTATGGGCAGGTGGTGGGGACGGGTTCGTCCCGCCCGTTTGTGCTGACGGAGGGCACGCTGCGCTGGACGGTGCGAAGGTCGGATGGCAGCCCGCTCGAATTGAGGGCCCGCTTGTGGCCTCACCAGAACGGCGCCATCTCCTACCGCCTGAACGTGCCCCACGCCGCCCTGGCGTCCGGGCTCACGGTGGAACCCGGGAACATTCCACTTCGAAGCACGCCCGAGACGCAGGTCATCACGCAGATCACGATCGACGGTATCCCGGCCCGGGTGGCGGGAGGCGGGAACGCAGGCTTCGAGACCGCCCAGATCCGCCGGGCGGCCACCCATCGGCTGGATTTGGAGGTGCCCATCGAGGCGCCTGACCGTGACGGGGACGGCCTGCCGGACTGGTGGGAAGCCCTGTACGGTGGCGATCTGCGACCGGGTGACGATCCGGATGGGGACGGCTGGACCAACCTCGAGGAGTATCGACGCGGCTCCAATCCGCTGGTGAATGATCGTCACCCGACGCTCCTCACCACCCGGCTTCGTGCGTACGCGGACGGAACGACGGGCGTGCTGCTGCGGGTTCAGGACGCGGACAGCACGCCGGGCAGTCTGGTTTATACGATCACGCGGCTCCCTGCGGGTGCCGACCTGGTGCTGCGCAATGCCCATCCGCAGCCCGCCAGCCCCGACGCGGTGCTGGGCGTCGGCGTCACCTTCACGCAGCGCGACGTGCTGGACGGCCGGTTGGTGCTCGTTCACACGGGGGGCGCCGTCGGGCCTGGATCCTTCGAGATTTCGCTGCGCGACGAGAACCCGGCACACCAGGCGGCGACGGGGACCGTGGACATCGAGTGGTATCGCCCGAACACCGAAGTTGCCGCGCGCCTGGCCACCCATGGGCCCGGCTCGATACCTGGCAGCGGCGGCCCATGGGCCGCGGGGTTGACCGAGGCCGAGACGCAGCGTGTGCAGAATTACCTGTTGAGCCGGGATCTCGGGGCCGTGATCTGGGATGCCGGCGAGGAAACCCTGGACATCGCCCTCGCCGTGCCGAGTTCCGGCATCGACGATGCACGATACCAGTCCGAATACGTGACGCGGTTTGGCCGCGAACGGCGGCAGGTGCTTCAGGGTGGGCGGGGGCGCGATGTGCTCGTGGGCGGGATGGCCGACGACATTCTGATGGGCGGACCCGGGGACGACCGGCTCACGGGGGGCGGTGGGGCGGACTTCTTCGTGATCCGCGGCGCCGATGCGGGCTCGGATACGATCACGGATTTCAATCCGGACGAAGGCGACGTGCTGGACATTGGAGGGCTCTTCCAGGGCAGCTCACGCGATCTGCGGGACTTCCTGCGGATCGAGGGCGACGCCTCCGGGACCCGGTTGCGGATCCATCGGGGCGGCAACCCGGCGGGCGCCTCCGATCATGTCGTCACACTCGCCGGCGTGAGCCGGGATGATTTGGACCTTCACGACTGGATCGAAGCGGGGACGCTGCGGGTCGGCGAGCGTGCGCTTCCGCCCCGGGTCACGGTCACGGCGAGCCAGCCGCGGGCATCGGAGAACGGCCCGACGGAGGGCGAGTTCACGCTGCTCCGCACGGGCGATGCCGCCGCGGCGTTATCGGTGAGGATCGACCTGCGCGGGTCCGCGGTGAACGGAGTCGATTACGCGTCCATCGGTTCGAGTGTCGTCTTCCCGGCGGGCCAGCGGGCGGTGCGGGTGACGGTTCTGCCGTACCAGGACAGCCACGCCGAACCCGACGAGACCGTGGCACTGGTGGTCCTGCCGGGGGACGGCTACGAGGTGGGCGGTGCGGATCACGCGCGGGTGATCATTGCGGATCTGCGGCCGGTGGTTTCGCTGGAGGCTCTCGAGCCGCTGGCGACCGTCCAGCCGCCCGGCCAGGGAACGATCCTGGTGTCGCGCACGACCGTGGTGGACCGGAGTCTGCTGGTGCGGTTGGAGATTGGGGGCACGGCGACACCGGGCAGCGATTACAACGAGGTTTCACGTTTCGTCCACCTGGTCCCGGGCCAAACCACTGCCCTGGTGCCGGTTGTGCCCGCCGCAGGGGCGTCGTTCGCCGGTGGCGCACGTTCGGTCCGGCTGACGGTCGCCGCGGATCCCGAGTACCTGCGAGGGCCCGAGGCACGGGCCGAGGTGCTGCTGGTGCAGGAGGCGACCCGGTTTGCGGCGTGGCGGGCGAGGCACTTCCCGGCGGAGAACGGAACTCTGGCAGCGTTCGGGGCGGCCGACGCCGGGAACCAGGCGATTCCGAATGCGTTGCGCTACGCCTTCGGGATGGATCCCGAGAATCCGGATCGCGCCCGGCTTCCCAAGGTCGTGGTGCGCGACGGCCATCTGACGCTCGATGTCCATAGGCGTCCGGGCACACGGGATGTGGAGTTCGTGATCGAAACCTCGGGCGATCTGGCCGGATGGAAGCCGGCGTCTGCCCTGATCGAACGGGTCTATCCGCCGGACGAAGCCGAGCGGCCGGACATTGTCTGCTATCGCCTCGTGCCTTCGATCCAGGAGGCGCCGCATCTGTTCCTGAACCTCCGAGTCGTGTTGCGCCCGTGA